In one window of Brenneria goodwinii DNA:
- a CDS encoding gamma-glutamylcyclotransferase family protein, whose product MRIIVYGSLRRKQGNSHWMTNAQWLGDCQLAGFELYNLGHYPAVVPGDGKIYGEVYRISSSILAELDALKRDGHEYRRELIGTPLGNAWIYLYKHSVAGLPLIPSGDWLQREEEP is encoded by the coding sequence ATGCGAATTATTGTCTATGGCAGTTTACGACGCAAACAGGGAAACAGTCACTGGATGACTAACGCCCAATGGTTGGGGGATTGTCAACTCGCTGGATTCGAGTTGTATAACCTCGGCCATTATCCGGCGGTAGTGCCCGGCGATGGGAAGATTTACGGCGAAGTCTATCGCATCAGTTCGTCGATACTGGCGGAACTGGATGCATTGAAGCGAGATGGTCACGAATACCGGCGTGAGCTGATCGGCACCCCGCTGGGGAACGCCTGGATCTATTTATATAAGCATTCGGTGGCGGGCTTGCCGCTTATCCCCAGCGGGGATTGGCTGCAGCGTGAAGAAGAACCATAA
- the ppa gene encoding inorganic diphosphatase, with amino-acid sequence MSLNNVPAGKDLPEDIYVIIEIPANADPIKYEVDKDSGELFVDRFMSTAMFYPCNYGYINHTLSLDGDPVDVLVPTPYPLQPGAVIRCRPVGVLKMTDESGEDAKLVAVPHSKLSKEYDHIKDVNDLPELLRAQITHFFEHYKDLEKGKWVKVEGWDNAEAAKAEIVASFERAKKK; translated from the coding sequence TAATTATTGAAATCCCCGCTAATGCCGATCCGATCAAATATGAAGTTGATAAAGATAGCGGGGAGCTGTTTGTAGACCGCTTCATGTCTACCGCCATGTTCTACCCATGCAACTATGGTTATATCAACCATACCCTGTCGCTGGATGGCGATCCGGTTGACGTACTGGTGCCGACCCCGTATCCGTTGCAGCCGGGCGCGGTTATCCGTTGCCGTCCGGTCGGCGTACTGAAAATGACTGACGAATCCGGTGAAGACGCCAAACTGGTCGCCGTGCCGCACAGCAAGTTGTCTAAAGAGTACGATCACATCAAAGACGTCAACGACCTGCCGGAATTACTGCGTGCGCAGATCACCCATTTCTTTGAACACTATAAAGATCTGGAAAAAGGCAAGTGGGTAAAAGTCGAAGGCTGGGATAACGCCGAAGCCGCCAAAGCGGAAATCGTCGCCTCTTTCGAACGCGCCAAGAAAAAATAA